One Alnus glutinosa chromosome 3, dhAlnGlut1.1, whole genome shotgun sequence genomic region harbors:
- the LOC133862926 gene encoding ATG8-interacting protein 1 produces the protein MANIEEGEEHTSRGNEWEVVSLTASTYAAAPSPNEVEKDGDNGNTYREDGAVETSRALFMSGHFVFPPNEHENLPLETDDSEIHNKQGGKDVVSEFDAEEAGRSSGKDEENWTFKGLTVPDEFPGIQFFDEKGSTLSIHGKEFQEGTTLQGLNLVEKEQSIYSAAAYDSLHSETALGGSTTYGENMAVPGLNEQGLDFSPDISLSPTLAKDDKHDGSDLPCGAWWKRRAASLYAHAKEANTFWSIFIAAAVMGLVLLGQRWQQERWQALQLKWQISINHERTGRMLGPISRLKDVIVGGHRRGSVIRGSSLSES, from the exons ATGGCAAATATTGAGGAGGGAGAGGAACATACTTCACGTGGGAATGAATGGGAAGTTGTGTCACTTACAGCATCAACATATGCTGCTGCTCCTAGCCCAAACGAAGTTGAAAAGGATGGTGACAATGGTAATACTTATCGAGAGGATGGTGCAGTGGAAACATCTCGTGCTTTGTTCATGTCTGGCCACTTTGTCTTTCCACCCAATGAACATGAAAATTTGCCATTGGAAACTGACGACAGTGAGATTCATAACAAACAAGGAGGTAAGGACGTGGTATCTGAATTTGATGCGGAAGAAGCTGGTAGATCTAGTGGAAAGGATGAAGAAAATTGGACCTTTAAAGGGTTAACTGTACCAGACGAATTCCCAGGAATACAGTTTTTTGATGAGAAGGGTAGTACGTTATCCATCCATGGTAAAGAGTTTCAGGAAGGCACTACTCTCCAAGGATTAAATTTGGTTGAAAAAGAGCAAAGTATATATAGTGCTGCAGCATACGATTCTTTACACAGTGAAACAGCTCTTGGTGGTTCAACCACATATGGAGAGAACATGGCTGTTCCTGGACTAAATGAGCAAGGCTTAGATTTTTCTCCAGATATCTCATTATCCCCAACACTTGCCAAAGATGATAAACATGATGGGTCTGACCTTCCTTGTGGAGCTTGGTGGAAGAGAAGAGCTGCTTCCTTATATGCTCATGCAAAAGAAGCAAATACGTTTTGGTCTATTTTCATTGCCGCAGCTGTCATGGGTCTTGTATTGCTTGGGCAGCGATGGCAGCAGGAAAGGTGGCAAGCTCTGCAACTTAAGTGGCAGATCAGCATCAATCATGAG AGGACGGGCAGAATGCTGGGTCCCATATCTCGACTTAAAGACGTGATTGTTGGCGGCCACCGACGCGGTTCCGTTATCAGGGGCAGCTCCTTAAGTGAGAGTTAA
- the LOC133864204 gene encoding uncharacterized protein LOC133864204, protein MPNQLAILLLLSLPFIISPNPQFIRVAGASNRRVHITDDLDDVVDDEEDDAWKQWGKKSTPSPDLDLRPSDLSGMSAPEIQAEMMKRHSGPTFGFVKLRPGGRRSRDMVAETAMKWTKVLRTGAVEVKFMGVDLSTIMFTMERGQDTVELKDFVLNQPEAYEIKIGDQVFRRPGDPPLEEVLAELHNEKSKLDNASPSEKDDFKEEL, encoded by the exons aTGCCAAACCAGTTGGCCATTCTCCTCCTTCTCAGTCTACCCTTCATCATTTCCCCAAATCCCCAATTCATCCGCGTCGCCGGGGCCTCAAACCGAAGGGTCCACATCACGGACGATCTCGACGATGTCGTCGACGACGAGGAGGACGACGCCTGGAAGCAATGGGGCAAGAAATCGACGCCCTCGCCGGATCTCGATCTCCGGCCCTCCGATTTGTCTGGCATGTCGGCTCCGGAGATCCAGGCCGAGATGATGAAGCGGCATTCCGGGCCCACTTTCGGGTTCGTTAAGCTCAGACCGGGCGGTCGCCGGTCCCGG GATATGGTAGCTGAGACTGCTATGAAATGGACAAAAGTTCTGAGAACCGGAGCTGTTGAGGTGAAGTTCATGGGTGTTGATCTGAGCACAATCATGTTCACTATGGAAAGAGGCCAAGATACAGTTGAG TTGAAGGATTTTGTGTTGAACCAACCAGAGGCATATGAGATCAAGATTGGGGATCAAGTTTTTCGAAGGCCTGGAGATCCTCCTTTGGAGGAAGTTCTTGCAGAGCTCCACAATGAGAAAAGCAAGCTGGATAATGCCAGTCCTTCGGAGAAAGACGATTTTAAAGAAGAGTTGTAG
- the LOC133862261 gene encoding uncharacterized protein LOC133862261 has translation MGDLYALDFDGVICDSCGESSLSAVKAAKVRWPALFDGVDSTTEDWIVDQMHIVRPVVETGYENLLLVRLLLEMRIPSIQKSSVAEGLTVDGILENWSKLKLVIMEEWAENRDPLVDLFGKIRDEWIEKDLPTWIGANRFYPGVPDALKFASSRLYIVTTKQSRFADALLRELAGVIIPPEKIYGLGTGPKVEVLNQLQKKPEHQGLTLHFVEDRLATLKNVIKEPELDGWNLYLGDWGYNTRKEREEAATIPRIRILELSDFTKKLK, from the exons ATGGGGGATCTATACGCCTTAGACTTCGATGGAGTTATCTGTGATAGCTGCGGAGAGAGCTCTCTCTCTGCTGTCaag GCCGCTAAAGTGAGATGGCCTGCTTTGTTTGACGGCGTGGATTCGACCACGGAGGATTGGATTGTCGACCAGATGCACATA GTGCGACCTGTGGTGGAAACTGGATATGAAAACCTCTTACTTGTGAGGTTATTATTGGAGATGAGAATACCTTCCATTCAGAAGTCCTCG GTTGCAGAGGGACTCACAGTTGATGGTATATTGGAGAATTGGTCAAAGTTAAAGCTTGTCATTATGGAAGAATGGGCTGAGAATAGGGATCCTCTGGTAGATCTTTTTGGAAAGATCAGGGATGAATGGATAGAGAAGGACTTGCCAACTTGGATTGGTGCAAATAG ATTCTATCCAGGTGTTCCTGATGCACTGAAATTTGCAAGCTCAAGGTTATATATAGTCACCACGAAACAG AGCCGATTTGCAGATGCTTTACTCCGGGAGCTTGCAGGAGTAATAATACCACCCGAAAAAATATATGGTCTTGGCACCGG TCCCAAGGTAGAAGTGCTGAATCAGCTTCAGAAGAAACCAGAGCACCAAGGACTGACACTACA CTTTGTGGAAGATCGACTTGCAACCTTAAAAAATGTCATTAAGGAGCCTGAACTAGACGGCTGGAATTTGTATCTAG GGGATTGGGGGTACAACACTCGGAAAGAGCGAGAGGAAGCTGCTACCATTCCCAGGATTCGTATTCTCGAGCTCTCTGACTTTACTAAGAAGCTGAAATAG